CTGATTTGGAGGAATTGACAATAAAGGATGATCGGTTTACCCAATTGAATTTGCCTCCAAATTTACGGAAACTATCTATCGAATCATCTTTGGGCTCGGTAAATATCATATCTAAAGAATTGGTAAATCTAGAGTATTTGCAGCTTaaggaattgaaaattgcaTCTTTTGACGAAACTGGAATAACTGCcccaaatttgaaaacattaaaCTTAGAAAATTGTCAAAACATTACCGATTTTATTGGTTTGAgaagatttcaaaaattaaagtaCATATCTTTGAAGGGTTGTGTTTTCCCAGCTGGTTTACTTGAGGAAGGTTTGTTTCCAGAGTTGGagatttttgaatattcaGGGAAAGATTTTGAGCCAGAAAGCGAATACGATGGaccattaccattaccTGCAAATTTAAAACATGTATCAATAAAGTGGGCTAGTTCTgttataattgatttaaatacTTTTGTTCTTCCATCTAGATTAAAACATTTGGAACTTTGGGATATTAGGTTTAGTCAAGGGCATTTACAGTTTAATGAAGATTTAGAATATGTACGGATTCGTACACGAGCAATAAGATTTCCAGGAGATTTCAGGATTCCTCCATTGGTgaaacattttcaaataaaagCTACTCATTTGTGTTTTTACAAACCAGATTTTATGTATCATTTGCCCGATGGATTAAACAACTTACAATTAGTATGCCCTGACTTAGGAAGAATGGATGGATTAGATAAAATAGTTCAATGGCCAGAATCATTAAAAGTGTTCCGTATGCATTATTTGGGTTTAAATTCTCACTCATTGCAGCTATGGAATTTTAAGGAATCCAATCTTGAAGAGATTGATTTCAGAGGTGGGGCTCTTGGTCAATTAAACGCTGATGCACTACCAACCAGTCTTAAAGTGTTAACCATGAAGAACTTACgtattgaagaattagtTGGTTCTTTTGGAAATTTAAAGAAACTAGAGAAATTGATTCTCGGATGCAATGATATAAAATATGTCAgttttttggaatttccatcattgaaatttttagaTTTAGGATACTGTaagtttgatttgataCCACCAGTTACAGTGATGTTTCttaatcaaaaattaaaagaacTTAAATTGTATTCAAAAACGATGGATGTTACCGTCCTGAAACAAGATATATGTCTTGATCGGAATTTCAAACGGGTGAAAAGAGATTTTATGGATTAGCTAAAATTTTATAagtaaatttattatagaGTTGAAAAATACCAGAAGCTGAAACTTgatctttcttttcataTTCCTAGACTATCGAAAGGTGATATTGGATAATTTGATACTCAGAAAATGTTGTAAATACAGCTCGTGCCAAATCTTCAATTAGTTTGAAATGCCTGATAAGGTTgtagtatatatatatcgTTTGATCAGAATAGAATTGTGAATACTAGTATGGGTAAAGTATACACCCACACACGTGATAATAAGAATTGCtcataataattaatgtAGAGATCACTCTTAAATTGATTACTGTTTTTCAAAGTTAACCCGAGCGATCCGTAGATAttcatcttcttttctATATATCAACGCTTACAGGTGCTGTGTCAACCTTTTTTGAGAGTGTTATTGTTAAAATGTATTTTATATAAACTTGGTAAGGATTGTCAACATTCTCATTCACGTGATTTTATTCTACATAAATTGTAATATACTTGCCCATTGTATTGTCCTCTGACACTATAATATTTCCATATGTTTCCCTTGAACCCTCGTTTAGTTGTCTCtttgtttaattaattgttaaagtttttaataacaatttttgaaaatccATAATAGAAATTTcacaatcaaaatttttagaATTCAGTAATACTAAATAAAGTATTACATGAAACTTAGAGCAAGCACAAGCAACATGAGCAACAATACTCCAGAAGAGGAAGTTAAGAATGCGAGTTGAGTTGAGTTCAGTTCAGTTTTTAgtagaacaacaacaatccacacagcaacaacaacaacaacagaacaacaacagaaaaaaaaaccaaaaagaaaaaaagaaaaaaaaattttgaacGACATACCAAACACTAATTacataattattattgacaCTTCATATCAATTGCATATAACCAAACATCGTAATTGACAAATTCTATAACagaaaacaaacaaatatatataattttcaataatggaAAAAGTCACTGAACATTTGAACGAattcaaatccaaaataCCAAATAGTGTGGAGGAATTACAAGACTATCTTGATTATCTCAAGGAAAAAATCCCAACTTCATACGATGATTTCAAACCACAGATTGAATATGTAAAGTCAATTAAAGGTGAAGATGttgttaatgattttaaGAACTTGAAAGTATCACCAATTACCGTGTCCTTGACTTTGGTAGCTTTCACCACATTATACTTGTTTGGGAAATTGATTGGTGGGGGTCGTGCTGAAGAaacaccaaaaaagaaaccaagAAAGAAGTTGACTAAAGCTCAAAAGGCAAACAGAcaaattcaagaaattttggATTATGTTGAACT
This genomic stretch from Candida albicans SC5314 chromosome 1, complete sequence harbors:
- a CDS encoding uncharacterized protein (Protein with a predicted leucine-rich repeat domain; possibly an essential gene, disruptants not obtained by UAU1 method) yields the protein MTRAKNNADFFTKLAKLPPKVITIIIDELPKCILAELLYFPSIREVVASTILSNVNITEGLQRHGWNYEPDVGYADCNCVSFNIEFGNLKKGINQWNIYPKVFHMKGLSQFVDVLLTCPELLTKASSVNSTFSGLEDTEVEILEKLLMDSNIKFDYLSLSEFPDPITLSPIVKNISLLNTTLISYVIPGVKKLDIVFSNGNEEGQNYVFASDLEELTIKDDRFTQLNLPPNLRKLSIESSLGSVNIISKELVNLEYLQLKELKIASFDETGITAPNLKTLNLENCQNITDFIGLRRFQKLKYISLKGCVFPAGLLEEGLFPELEIFEYSGKDFEPESEYDGPLPLPANLKHVSIKWASSVIIDLNTFVLPSRLKHLELWDIRFSQGHLQFNEDLEYVRIRTRAIRFPGDFRIPPLVKHFQIKATHLCFYKPDFMYHLPDGLNNLQLVCPDLGRMDGLDKIVQWPESLKVFRMHYLGLNSHSLQLWNFKESNLEEIDFRGGALGQLNADALPTSLKVLTMKNLRIEELVGSFGNLKKLEKLILGCNDIKYVSFLEFPSLKFLDLGYCKFDLIPPVTVMFLNQKLKELKLYSKTMDVTVSKQDICLDRNFKRVKRDFMD
- the SNL1 gene encoding Snl1p (Ribosome-associated protein predicted to function in protein synthesis; 1 predicted transmembrane domain; rat catheter biofilm repressed), giving the protein MEKVTEHLNEFKSKIPNSVEELQDYLDYLKEKIPTSYDDFKPQIEYVKSIKGEDVVNDFKNLKVSPITVSLTLVAFTTLYLFGKLIGGGRAEETPKKKPRKKLTKAQKANRQIQEILDYVESTYVPEIDKFIETYKELSSEDVEYKFNYFEEMLLKELMKLDAIDVTSNEILRDNRRKVIKFIQDHQKRLDKFKKEIST